One genomic window of Prochlorococcus marinus str. NATL2A includes the following:
- a CDS encoding nucleotidyltransferase family protein — translation MKAMILAAGKGTRVQPITHVIPKPMIPILQKPVMEFLLELLKEHGFTEVMVNVSHLAEEIENYFRDGQRFGVEIAYSFEGRIEDGELIGDALGSAGGLKKIQDFQKFFDDTFVVLCGDALIDLDLSEAVKRHKEKGALASLITKRVSKDQVSSYGVVVTDEEDRVKAFQEKPSIDNALGDTINTGIYLFEPEIFNYIPSGKPFDIGSDLFPKLVEEGAPFYALPMDFEWVDIGKVPDYWRAIRNVLKGDVRQVEIPGKQVRPGIYTGLNVAANWDKINVKGPIYVGGMTRIEDGVTIVGPSMIGPSCCICEGATIDNSIIFDYSLIGPGVQLVEKLVFGRYCVGKEGDHFDLQEAALDWLITDARRQDLGEPSPQQKAMAELLGTDLIGSSN, via the coding sequence ATGAAGGCGATGATCCTAGCTGCTGGGAAAGGAACCCGAGTTCAGCCGATCACGCATGTGATTCCAAAGCCAATGATTCCTATCCTTCAGAAACCTGTAATGGAGTTTTTGTTGGAACTCCTTAAGGAGCACGGTTTTACTGAGGTTATGGTCAATGTTTCCCATTTAGCAGAAGAAATAGAAAATTATTTTCGAGATGGACAAAGATTTGGAGTCGAAATTGCATACAGCTTTGAAGGTCGTATTGAAGACGGAGAATTAATTGGTGATGCACTTGGATCAGCGGGTGGTCTGAAAAAAATTCAAGATTTTCAAAAGTTTTTTGATGATACTTTTGTCGTCCTATGTGGAGATGCATTAATTGATTTGGATTTATCTGAAGCAGTAAAACGACATAAAGAAAAAGGTGCTTTGGCTAGTTTGATTACTAAACGTGTCTCAAAAGATCAAGTAAGCAGTTATGGCGTTGTTGTAACTGATGAAGAGGATCGAGTTAAAGCTTTTCAAGAAAAACCTTCTATAGATAATGCGCTAGGCGATACGATTAATACTGGAATTTATTTATTTGAGCCAGAAATTTTTAATTATATTCCATCTGGAAAACCCTTTGATATTGGCTCAGATTTGTTTCCAAAATTAGTAGAGGAAGGAGCACCTTTCTATGCTTTACCAATGGATTTTGAGTGGGTTGATATTGGTAAAGTACCAGATTATTGGAGAGCAATCAGGAATGTACTTAAAGGTGATGTTAGACAGGTTGAAATCCCAGGAAAGCAAGTAAGACCTGGAATCTATACTGGTTTAAATGTTGCAGCTAATTGGGATAAAATAAATGTGAAAGGACCTATATATGTTGGTGGAATGACAAGGATTGAAGATGGTGTAACTATCGTTGGTCCCTCTATGATTGGTCCAAGTTGTTGTATTTGTGAAGGCGCAACAATTGATAATTCAATAATCTTTGATTATTCATTAATTGGGCCAGGAGTTCAACTTGTGGAGAAGTTAGTCTTTGGTAGATATTGTGTTGGTAAAGAAGGAGATCACTTTGATTTACAAGAAGCTGCTTTAGATTGGTTGATAACTGATGCTAGAAGACAGGACTTAGGCGAACCATCACCTCAACAAAAAGCAATGGCTGAATTATTAGGTACTGATCTGATTGGTTCTTCTAATTAA
- a CDS encoding CYTH domain-containing protein yields MGIEIERRFLVANEDWKDQVIRSESVSQAYLNSSVDEWATRVRIIDNNKGYITLKSSLNGLANYEFEYSIPRKDAIELIQLSKYKITKIRYQLKINKKNWVVDVFEESNSYLKIAEIELNSESEEIQVPSWCGKEITGIKSLSNASLAKAPISELSVKDRIKIKSL; encoded by the coding sequence ATGGGTATAGAAATTGAAAGAAGATTCTTAGTTGCAAATGAAGATTGGAAAGATCAGGTAATACGAAGTGAGAGTGTTAGTCAAGCCTACTTAAATTCAAGTGTAGATGAATGGGCTACTCGAGTAAGGATCATCGATAATAATAAAGGATACATAACATTAAAGTCCTCTTTAAATGGACTAGCAAACTACGAGTTTGAATATTCAATTCCTAGAAAAGATGCTATTGAATTAATACAATTGTCAAAATATAAAATTACTAAAATTCGATATCAGCTAAAAATAAATAAAAAAAATTGGGTAGTTGATGTTTTTGAAGAGTCAAATTCGTATTTAAAAATTGCTGAAATTGAGTTGAATTCTGAATCAGAAGAAATTCAAGTCCCATCATGGTGTGGGAAAGAGATAACTGGGATCAAATCATTGAGCAATGCTTCTCTTGCAAAAGCACCAATTTCTGAATTGTCAGTAAAAGATAGGATAAAAATCAAAAGCCTCTAA
- a CDS encoding NAD(P)H-quinone oxidoreductase subunit 4: protein MLIPEPILAHFPWLSLSIFFPIVGALIVPFIPDKGEGKEVRWYALIIALITFLITVAAYFKGFDPSQEGLQLYEKVSWLPDLGLTWSVGADGLSMPLILLTSFITSLAVLAAWPVSYKPKLFFFLILAMDGGQIAVFAVQDMLLFFLAWELELFPVYLFLAIWGGKKRQYAATKFIIYTAGSSLFILLAGLAMGFFQGGGMPDFGYTHLAQQNFGKGFQLLCYSGLLIAFGVKLPIVPLHTWLPDAHGEATAPVHMLLAGILLKMGGYALLRFNAQLLPDAHAQFAPLLIVLGVVNIIYAALTSFAQRNLKRKIAYSSISHMGFVLIGIGSFSSLGTSGAMLQMVSHGLIGASLFFLVGATYDRTHTLQLDEMGGIGQNMRIMFALWTACAFASLALPGMSGFISELMVFVGFVTDEVYTLPFRIVVASLAAIGVILTPIYLLSMLREIFFGKENAKLISKAKLVDAEPREIYIIACLLVPIIGIGLYPKIMTDTYISSIDGLVKRDLLAVERIRSDQTTIISNSNLSIGTIEAPLLD from the coding sequence ATGCTAATTCCTGAGCCAATTCTAGCCCATTTCCCTTGGTTAAGTTTATCCATATTCTTTCCCATTGTTGGGGCATTAATTGTTCCTTTTATTCCAGATAAAGGAGAAGGGAAAGAAGTTCGATGGTATGCACTAATAATTGCTTTAATTACTTTTCTAATTACTGTTGCTGCTTACTTCAAAGGCTTTGATCCAAGTCAAGAAGGCTTGCAATTGTATGAAAAAGTTAGTTGGCTCCCCGATCTTGGATTGACTTGGTCTGTTGGAGCAGATGGCTTGTCAATGCCATTGATATTGCTTACAAGTTTCATAACTTCTCTTGCAGTTTTGGCAGCATGGCCAGTTAGCTATAAACCAAAATTATTTTTCTTTTTAATTCTTGCTATGGATGGCGGCCAGATAGCTGTCTTTGCAGTTCAAGATATGTTGCTTTTCTTTCTAGCTTGGGAATTGGAGTTATTCCCGGTGTATTTATTCCTGGCAATCTGGGGCGGAAAGAAAAGGCAATATGCGGCGACAAAATTTATTATCTACACAGCAGGCAGCTCGTTATTTATTCTTCTTGCTGGTCTTGCAATGGGTTTCTTTCAAGGTGGAGGAATGCCAGATTTTGGATATACCCATTTAGCTCAGCAAAATTTTGGTAAGGGGTTTCAACTACTTTGTTATTCAGGATTACTAATAGCTTTTGGCGTCAAACTACCTATTGTTCCTCTTCATACTTGGTTGCCAGACGCCCATGGAGAGGCCACTGCTCCCGTGCATATGCTCCTGGCAGGAATACTTTTAAAGATGGGTGGATATGCTCTCCTTAGATTTAATGCACAATTACTGCCTGATGCTCATGCCCAATTTGCACCATTGTTAATTGTTCTGGGCGTAGTCAATATTATTTATGCAGCTTTAACTTCTTTTGCTCAAAGAAATTTAAAAAGGAAAATTGCATACAGCTCAATAAGTCATATGGGTTTTGTTTTGATAGGTATTGGAAGCTTTAGTTCTCTAGGAACTAGTGGTGCGATGTTGCAAATGGTTAGCCACGGTTTAATAGGAGCAAGCTTGTTTTTCCTTGTTGGTGCAACTTACGACAGAACTCACACTCTTCAATTAGATGAGATGGGTGGTATCGGCCAAAACATGAGGATTATGTTTGCTTTATGGACTGCATGCGCTTTTGCTTCTCTTGCTTTACCTGGAATGAGTGGATTTATCTCAGAATTAATGGTCTTTGTTGGGTTTGTAACTGATGAAGTTTATACACTTCCATTTAGAATTGTTGTTGCTTCATTGGCTGCAATAGGAGTCATTTTGACACCTATATATTTATTATCGATGCTTAGAGAAATTTTCTTTGGGAAAGAGAATGCGAAGTTAATATCCAAAGCAAAGTTGGTAGATGCAGAACCTAGAGAGATTTATATTATTGCTTGTTTATTAGTTCCAATTATTGGTATTGGTTTGTATCCCAAAATCATGACTGATACTTACATATCATCAATTGATGGATTGGTTAAAAGAGATTTGTTAGCTGTTGAGAGGATTAGAAGTGATCAAACAACAATTATTAGTAATTCAAATTTATCAATTGGGACTATTGAAGCCCCTCTACTTGATTGA
- a CDS encoding segregation/condensation protein A yields the protein MPVDLLTQSADSGARLAIRLLQDAAQRGDIDPWDVDVIPVVDGFLDQLKQRIEIPKKISQHFSQNGGSYEVDLAQSSEAFLAASVLVGLKAEVLEAEMFSVDMEVEEDSELDFGEQGWLDESFQLPVRPERHLFRRPVAPPPFRRPVTLGELINQLETIAESLKNDDLNNRRNLRQKKLSNREVIAQVSSLAHREKLPETTAALAIFINKWEKALHWVDFELLVKSWKENSASNDLDTDRVGVFWALLFLCSQGKVEIDQKGSLFSPISLKRLLQPGMVAQLPLASLDVTDVSPAAA from the coding sequence TTGCCAGTTGATCTTTTAACTCAATCTGCAGATTCTGGCGCTAGACTTGCTATACGCTTATTGCAAGATGCTGCTCAAAGAGGAGATATTGATCCTTGGGATGTAGATGTTATTCCAGTTGTAGATGGTTTTTTGGATCAACTTAAACAGCGTATTGAAATCCCAAAAAAAATTTCACAACATTTCAGCCAAAATGGTGGAAGTTATGAGGTTGATTTAGCTCAGAGTAGTGAGGCATTTTTAGCGGCTTCTGTCTTGGTTGGTCTAAAGGCGGAGGTACTTGAGGCTGAAATGTTCTCTGTTGATATGGAAGTTGAAGAAGATTCAGAATTGGATTTTGGTGAACAGGGTTGGCTAGATGAAAGTTTTCAATTACCTGTTCGACCAGAGAGACATCTTTTCAGAAGGCCCGTTGCACCTCCTCCATTTAGAAGGCCAGTTACTCTTGGAGAATTAATAAATCAGCTTGAGACAATTGCAGAATCTTTGAAAAATGATGATTTGAATAATCGTAGAAATTTACGACAAAAAAAATTAAGCAATAGGGAGGTTATTGCTCAGGTTTCATCTCTTGCTCATAGAGAAAAATTACCCGAAACCACTGCTGCGTTAGCGATTTTTATAAATAAGTGGGAGAAAGCTTTGCACTGGGTTGATTTTGAACTATTAGTTAAGAGTTGGAAAGAAAATTCTGCCTCAAATGATTTGGATACCGATAGGGTAGGAGTTTTTTGGGCTTTATTGTTTTTATGCTCTCAGGGCAAGGTGGAGATTGATCAAAAAGGTTCTTTGTTCTCTCCCATAAGCCTAAAGAGGCTTTTGCAACCAGGAATGGTTGCGCAACTTCCCCTCGCTTCTTTAGACGTGACAGATGTCTCGCCGGCTGCTGCTTAG
- a CDS encoding NADH-quinone oxidoreductase subunit J: MNIAYSTELICFLILSAVIVSGSLAVVLLENIVYSAFLLGGVFMAVAGLYLLLNASFVAAAQILVYVGAVNVLILFAIMLVNNKEKLKPIKGLRTRKLISGGVCGGLLILLLRVSITTKWNLPGPTSIGEEATERIGEHLFTDYLLPFELASILLLMAMIGAIVLARRDVSIPRADMNDIKNQKSLSDRKVPLLSENSIK, from the coding sequence ATGAATATCGCTTATTCAACAGAATTAATTTGCTTTTTAATTCTTAGTGCTGTCATAGTTTCTGGAAGTTTGGCAGTTGTTTTATTAGAAAATATTGTTTACTCAGCATTTTTATTAGGCGGAGTATTTATGGCTGTAGCAGGTTTATATCTTTTGCTAAATGCTAGTTTTGTCGCTGCAGCTCAAATTCTTGTATATGTAGGAGCTGTAAATGTTTTGATATTATTTGCAATTATGTTAGTTAATAATAAAGAAAAGTTAAAACCAATTAAAGGTCTTAGAACTAGAAAATTGATATCTGGTGGGGTTTGTGGTGGATTATTAATCCTATTATTGCGGGTTAGCATTACCACCAAATGGAACTTACCAGGACCAACCTCTATTGGTGAAGAAGCAACTGAGAGAATAGGTGAACATCTATTCACAGATTATTTATTACCTTTTGAACTTGCTTCGATTTTATTATTAATGGCTATGATTGGAGCAATCGTATTAGCAAGAAGAGATGTATCAATTCCAAGAGCTGATATGAATGATATAAAGAATCAAAAGTCCTTAAGTGATAGGAAAGTTCCTCTTCTTTCCGAAAATAGTATAAAATGA
- a CDS encoding helix-turn-helix domain-containing protein, whose amino-acid sequence MFTGEIANSSHMGLSAREMEIIGLVADGLTNQEIAEKLTISKRTVDNHVSNMFTKTGSKNRVALLNWAMDHGKICRDGFNCCSLPDDETDS is encoded by the coding sequence ATGTTTACAGGAGAGATCGCTAATTCGTCCCACATGGGACTCTCAGCTAGGGAAATGGAGATCATTGGATTAGTTGCAGATGGCCTGACTAATCAAGAGATTGCTGAAAAACTGACAATTAGCAAAAGGACTGTAGACAACCATGTCAGCAATATGTTTACTAAAACAGGTTCGAAAAACAGAGTGGCTTTGTTGAACTGGGCAATGGATCATGGAAAAATCTGCCGAGATGGGTTCAATTGTTGTTCATTGCCCGATGATGAAACAGATTCTTAA
- a CDS encoding NAD(+) kinase, with translation MTTNLIWILYRSDSDTAYKETLNCKKIIEGYGKKVLFSEISNETNNINQLFLKSEVLPEITIVLGGDGTVLRAARYLSPKNIPILSFNVGGNLGFLTHDRQILKQETFWERVSNNRFNIQKRMMLEATVFREKNNNENTIKKSFFALNDFYLRSCTDEIAPTCSLALEIDGEAVDRYKGDGLIFSTPTGSTAYSMAAGGPIIHPSLDAIIVSAICPMSLASRPIVVPPESQLVIKPIRGMKQKIKLWLDGSSGCLIEAEDTCLIKKSNHSTSIIILDENHSYYKTITQKLHWASSLNNPNKQ, from the coding sequence ATGACAACAAATCTGATCTGGATCTTATATAGATCAGATAGTGATACTGCATACAAAGAAACCTTAAATTGTAAAAAAATAATTGAAGGTTATGGGAAAAAAGTTTTATTTTCCGAAATAAGTAATGAAACTAATAACATTAATCAATTATTTTTAAAATCTGAGGTTTTACCAGAAATCACTATTGTTCTAGGAGGTGATGGAACAGTTTTAAGAGCCGCAAGATATTTATCCCCGAAAAACATACCTATCTTAAGTTTTAATGTTGGAGGGAATTTAGGCTTTTTGACCCACGATCGTCAGATCTTAAAGCAAGAAACTTTTTGGGAAAGAGTTTCAAATAATAGATTTAATATCCAAAAAAGAATGATGCTTGAAGCAACTGTTTTTAGAGAAAAGAACAATAATGAAAACACAATTAAAAAATCATTTTTTGCCTTAAATGATTTTTATTTAAGATCTTGTACAGATGAGATTGCACCTACTTGCAGCCTAGCCCTTGAAATAGATGGTGAAGCTGTAGATAGATACAAGGGAGATGGACTTATCTTTTCTACTCCAACAGGGTCAACTGCTTACTCTATGGCCGCTGGAGGACCCATTATTCATCCTTCCTTGGATGCAATTATAGTAAGTGCTATTTGCCCAATGAGCTTGGCCAGTAGGCCAATAGTTGTACCTCCTGAATCTCAATTAGTAATTAAACCAATAAGAGGTATGAAACAAAAAATAAAGTTATGGTTAGATGGATCTAGTGGATGTCTTATTGAAGCTGAAGACACATGCTTAATAAAGAAATCTAATCACTCAACCTCAATAATAATTTTAGATGAAAATCATTCTTATTATAAGACAATTACTCAAAAGCTTCATTGGGCAAGTAGCCTTAACAATCCAAATAAACAATAA
- a CDS encoding NAD(P)H-quinone oxidoreductase subunit 5: protein MHSAADFAWLIPLLPLCGAVLIGLGLISFNDLFNRSRKPVAITLLTSVGASAFISYAVLAEQLSGKPPVEHLFIWASAGSFELPMGYVIDPLAAVMLALVTTIAFLVMIYSHGYMAHDPGYVRFFTYLALFSSSMLGLIVSPNLLEIYVFWELVGMCSYLLVGFWYDRDGAAHAAQKAFIVNRVGDFGLLLGILGLFWATGSFDFHGIADGLSESVSSGTVPIWAALTLCILVFMGPMAKSAQFPLHVWLPDAMEGPTPISALIHAATMVAAGVFLVARLDPLFSQFPFVGLFIAIIGTVTCFLGASIALTQMDLKKGLAYSTVSQLGYMMLAMGCGAPVAGMFHLVTHACFKAMLFLGSGSVIHAMEEVVGHEPILAQDMRLMGGLRKKMPITAITFFIGCIAISGIPPLAGFWSKDEILGQAFNSFPILWFIGFLTAGMTAFYMFRLYFLTFEGEFRGENQEMQLSLLALAGKEKDEEHEEHEVGNIHESAWPMTLPLAILAIPSVLIGFIGVPWNSIFANLLDPLEALEVAENFSWGEFLPLATASVAISSTGIVLAVLTYYLKRLDLGVYLSKKYPQINSFLQNKWYLDDINEKIFVKGSRKLAREVLEVDAKVVDGVVNLTGLLTLGSGEGLKYFETGRAQFYALIVFGGVIALVALFGVVGA from the coding sequence ATGCATTCGGCTGCAGATTTCGCTTGGTTAATTCCACTACTTCCTCTTTGTGGGGCAGTTTTGATTGGTTTAGGATTAATTAGTTTTAATGATCTTTTTAATCGTTCAAGAAAACCCGTTGCAATAACCCTTTTAACTTCCGTAGGTGCCTCTGCATTTATTAGCTATGCAGTTTTGGCTGAGCAACTTTCAGGTAAGCCTCCAGTTGAACACTTGTTTATATGGGCAAGTGCAGGTTCTTTTGAATTACCAATGGGATATGTAATTGATCCTTTAGCGGCAGTAATGCTTGCTCTTGTGACGACAATTGCTTTTTTGGTAATGATTTATTCCCATGGTTATATGGCACACGACCCTGGGTATGTTCGTTTTTTTACATATTTAGCCCTATTTAGCAGTTCTATGCTTGGGCTCATAGTTAGTCCAAATCTGCTTGAGATATACGTTTTTTGGGAATTGGTTGGCATGTGTTCATATTTACTAGTTGGTTTTTGGTACGACAGAGATGGTGCTGCGCATGCAGCTCAAAAGGCTTTTATTGTCAATAGAGTAGGAGACTTTGGCTTATTGCTTGGCATCTTGGGTCTTTTTTGGGCAACTGGAAGTTTTGATTTTCATGGAATTGCTGACGGTCTATCAGAGTCAGTTAGTTCTGGGACGGTGCCAATATGGGCGGCTTTGACTCTTTGTATTCTGGTTTTTATGGGACCAATGGCAAAGTCTGCTCAATTCCCTCTGCATGTTTGGTTGCCTGACGCAATGGAAGGTCCAACTCCCATATCTGCCTTAATTCATGCAGCAACAATGGTTGCAGCAGGAGTTTTTTTAGTAGCAAGGCTTGATCCTTTGTTTAGCCAATTCCCTTTCGTTGGTTTATTCATTGCAATTATTGGAACAGTAACTTGTTTCCTGGGGGCATCGATTGCTTTGACACAAATGGATTTGAAAAAAGGATTGGCTTACAGCACGGTTTCTCAACTTGGATACATGATGCTTGCGATGGGATGTGGCGCACCAGTCGCAGGAATGTTCCACCTTGTTACACACGCTTGTTTTAAGGCAATGTTATTCCTTGGCTCAGGTTCAGTTATTCATGCCATGGAGGAGGTGGTTGGTCATGAACCAATTCTTGCTCAAGATATGCGTTTAATGGGAGGCCTACGTAAAAAAATGCCTATCACAGCAATAACTTTTTTCATTGGTTGTATTGCTATTAGTGGGATCCCTCCTCTAGCAGGTTTTTGGAGTAAAGATGAAATCCTTGGTCAAGCTTTTAATAGTTTTCCAATACTTTGGTTTATTGGTTTTTTAACGGCAGGAATGACAGCTTTCTACATGTTTAGACTTTATTTTCTAACTTTTGAGGGCGAATTTCGAGGCGAAAATCAAGAGATGCAGCTTTCTTTGCTTGCTTTAGCAGGTAAAGAAAAAGATGAAGAACATGAAGAACATGAAGTTGGCAATATTCATGAATCTGCATGGCCTATGACACTTCCTTTGGCAATTCTGGCAATACCTTCTGTCTTGATTGGATTTATAGGAGTTCCTTGGAATAGCATTTTTGCAAACTTGTTAGACCCTCTTGAGGCTCTTGAAGTTGCCGAAAATTTTAGTTGGGGAGAATTTCTTCCACTTGCGACTGCCTCTGTGGCAATCTCATCGACTGGAATAGTATTGGCGGTTTTAACTTATTATTTGAAACGTCTTGATCTTGGCGTTTATTTATCCAAGAAGTACCCTCAAATTAATTCATTTCTTCAGAATAAATGGTACTTAGATGATATAAATGAGAAAATTTTCGTAAAAGGAAGTAGAAAGCTCGCCAGAGAAGTACTAGAAGTAGATGCAAAAGTAGTTGATGGAGTTGTTAATCTGACAGGATTATTAACTCTTGGTAGTGGAGAAGGACTCAAATATTTTGAAACAGGAAGAGCTCAGTTTTATGCATTGATTGTTTTTGGAGGAGTGATTGCTCTGGTCGCACTTTTTGGAGTTGTGGGAGCATAA
- a CDS encoding methylenetetrahydrofolate reductase yields MKSKLQKRLESGLSAITAEIMPPRGGNTASAISKAIKLKDLVHGFNVTDGSRAIMRMSSLALCKLLLEANLEPVLQLSCRDRNRIALQAELLGAHALGITNILCLTGDPVRVGDQSQAKSVQDFNSIELIKQVTSLNKGIDPVSDLLPDGPTNLFAGAAADPNCRGFDSLRRRIELKKTAGANFLQTQMVMDPKVLERFCREITEPMKIPVLAGVFLLKSAKNAQFINRVVPGACIPESIISRLESSSNPIDEGISIAADQVKSFLGIAQGVHLMAVKAEQQIPIILDRANIN; encoded by the coding sequence GTGAAATCTAAACTTCAAAAACGACTTGAATCTGGCTTGTCAGCTATTACTGCTGAAATCATGCCTCCTAGAGGAGGTAATACAGCTTCAGCTATTTCAAAAGCCATAAAATTAAAAGACCTTGTACATGGTTTTAATGTTACAGATGGCAGCAGGGCAATAATGAGAATGAGTAGCCTAGCCTTATGCAAGCTGCTTTTAGAGGCAAATCTTGAACCAGTCTTACAATTATCATGTAGGGATAGAAATCGAATAGCATTACAAGCTGAATTACTAGGAGCACATGCTTTAGGGATAACAAATATCCTCTGTTTAACTGGCGATCCCGTACGAGTAGGAGACCAATCTCAAGCCAAATCAGTTCAAGACTTCAACTCAATAGAGCTTATTAAGCAAGTCACATCACTTAACAAAGGAATAGATCCCGTGTCTGATTTATTACCTGATGGCCCAACTAATTTATTTGCTGGAGCTGCGGCTGATCCAAATTGCAGAGGGTTTGATAGCTTAAGAAGGAGAATAGAACTCAAAAAAACCGCGGGTGCAAATTTCCTTCAAACTCAAATGGTTATGGACCCTAAAGTACTTGAACGATTTTGCAGGGAAATAACAGAGCCTATGAAAATTCCTGTTTTGGCTGGAGTTTTTCTGCTCAAATCTGCTAAAAATGCACAATTCATCAATCGTGTAGTACCAGGTGCATGCATACCCGAATCAATTATTTCCAGACTTGAAAGTTCATCCAACCCTATTGATGAAGGCATATCAATTGCTGCTGACCAAGTAAAAAGTTTTCTAGGGATTGCTCAAGGAGTTCACCTTATGGCCGTTAAAGCAGAACAACAAATACCGATAATTTTAGATAGAGCAAATATTAATTAG
- the ndhI gene encoding NAD(P)H-quinone oxidoreductase subunit I: MLGFLEKVADYTKEAVSAAKYLVDGLGVTFDHMRRRPVTVQYPYEKLIPSERYRGRIHYEFDKCIACEVCVRVCPINLPVVDWVMNKETKKKELRNYSIDFGACIFCGNCVEYCPTNCLSMTEEYELSAFDRHSLNYDNVALGRLPTSVTSDPSVRPLRELPYLPKGIMDPHELPANQLRAGKLPSQIIKELQADKSEEEGKNNSSDMVPNKLNSTNK, encoded by the coding sequence ATGCTTGGTTTCCTTGAAAAAGTTGCCGACTACACTAAAGAAGCCGTTAGTGCAGCAAAATATTTAGTTGATGGACTAGGAGTTACATTCGACCACATGCGTCGAAGGCCTGTAACGGTTCAATACCCTTACGAAAAACTAATCCCCTCTGAGCGCTATAGAGGGAGGATTCATTATGAATTTGATAAGTGCATTGCATGCGAAGTTTGCGTAAGGGTATGCCCAATCAATCTGCCAGTCGTTGATTGGGTAATGAATAAAGAAACCAAGAAAAAAGAATTAAGAAATTATTCAATTGACTTTGGTGCATGTATTTTTTGTGGAAATTGCGTTGAATATTGCCCTACAAATTGCTTATCAATGACAGAAGAATATGAACTGTCTGCATTTGATAGACATAGCCTTAACTACGATAATGTTGCTCTTGGAAGACTACCAACAAGCGTAACTTCAGATCCATCAGTTCGTCCTCTCAGAGAATTACCTTATTTGCCAAAGGGCATAATGGACCCTCATGAATTACCCGCGAACCAACTAAGAGCAGGTAAGCTACCAAGTCAGATTATAAAAGAACTGCAAGCAGATAAATCAGAAGAAGAAGGTAAGAATAATTCGTCGGATATGGTTCCAAATAAATTAAATTCTACTAACAAATGA
- the nuoK gene encoding NADH-quinone oxidoreductase subunit NuoK codes for MLENSIGPVPLQAYLIVAAFLFCTGVWGLINSRNAVRVLMSIELMLNAVNINLMSFSSYVDGSVIRGQVFSIFVITVAAAEAAVGLAILLSLYRNRVTIDMESFNLLKW; via the coding sequence ATGTTAGAAAATTCAATTGGACCAGTCCCTCTTCAGGCTTATCTCATAGTTGCTGCATTCCTTTTTTGCACTGGTGTTTGGGGATTAATAAATAGTCGAAATGCGGTTCGTGTTTTAATGAGCATAGAATTAATGTTAAACGCAGTAAATATAAATCTTATGAGTTTTTCATCCTATGTAGATGGATCAGTAATTAGAGGGCAAGTATTTTCAATTTTTGTTATTACCGTAGCCGCAGCCGAGGCGGCAGTTGGACTAGCAATACTACTTTCCTTGTATAGAAATAGAGTTACTATTGATATGGAAAGTTTTAATCTACTTAAATGGTAG